The sequence aagtttctcattcctgtaaCTATTCTTGTGCATCGCTTTTCACTCTCTACAGTGCATTCACAATCTTTCTCATAACGTGATTGTACACAACGCTCCAGCTGAGGTCTTTAGAtgaatgcgaggtattgcatttttttaaagaaaccaagggcaggacttatacaattaacagTAAGGCCTTGGATAGTGGAGTAGAACAGAGAAATCGAAGGGTtcatgtacataattctttgaagtttgcttcaCATGTAGACAGGCTGGTTAGGAAGGCATTTAGCTtacttaaagtaaaaaatgaggtctgcagatgctggagatcacagctgcaaatgtgttgctggtcaaagcacagcaggttaggcagcatctcaggaatagagaattcgacgtttcgagcataagcccttcatcaggaataagagagagagagccaagccggctgagataaaaggtagggaggagggactagggggaggggcgatggaggtgggataggtggaaggaggtcaaggtgagggtgataggccggagtggggtgggggcggagaggtcaggaagaggattgcaggttaggagggcggtgctgagttgagggaaccgactgagacaaggtggggggaggggaaatgaggaagctggagaaatctgaattcataccttgtggttggagggttcccaggcggaagatgaggcgctcctcctccagccgtcgtgtagttgtgttctgccggtggaggagtccaaggacctgcatgtcctcggtggagtgggagggggagttaaagtgttgagccacggggtgattgggttggttggtacaccctccttcgactgactgaactggtacaccctccttcgactgactgaactggtacaccctccttcgactgactgaactggtacatcacctcaggggatctcccatccaccgcctccaacctcatagtcccacaaccccgcaccgcccgtttctacctcctgcccaaaatccacaaacctgcctgccccggccgacccattgtctcagcctgctcctgccccaccgaactcatctcccaatacctcgacacggtcctgtcccctttagtccaagaactccccacctacgttcgggacaccacccacgccctccacctcctccaggattttcgcttccccggtccccaacgccttattttcactatggacatccagtccctgtacacctccatcccccatcacgaaggactcaaagccctccgcttcttcctttcccgccgcactaaccagtacccttccactgacaccctccttcgactgactgaactggtcctcaccctgaataacttctcttttcaatcctcccacttcctccaaactaaaggagttgccatgggcacccgcatgggccccagctatgcctgcctctttgtaggatatgtggaacagtccatcttccgcaactacactggcaccaccccccaccttttcctccgctacatcgatgactgtatcggcgctgcctcgtgctcccacgaggaggttgaacagttcatcaactttactaacaccttccatcccgacctgaaattcacctggactgtctcagactcctccctccccttcctagacctttccatttctatctcgggcgaccgactcaacacagacatctattataaaccgactgactcccacagctacctggactacacctcctcccaccctgccccctgtaaaaacgccatcccatattcccaattccttcgtctccgccgcatctgctcccaggaggaccaattccaacaccgcacaacccagatggcctccttcttcaaggaccgcagattccccccagacgtgatcgacgatgccctccaccgcatctcctccacttcccgctcctccgcccttgagccccgctcctccaaccgccaccaagacagaaccccactggttctcacctaccaccccaccaacctgcgcatacaacgtattatccgccgccatttccgccacctccaaacggaccccaccaccaaggatatatttccctcccctcccctatcagcgttccgcaaggaccactcccttcgtgactcccttgtcagatccacaccccccaccaacccaacctccacccccggcaccttcccctgcaaccgcaggaaatgtaaaacttgcgcccacacctccacactcacttccctccaaggccccaagggatccttccatatccgccacaagttcacctgtacctccacacacatcatctattgcatccgctgcacccgatgtggcctcctctatattggtgagacaggccgcttacttgcggaacgcttcagagaacacctctgggccgcccgaaccaaccaacccaatcaccccgtggctcaacactttaactccccctcccactccaccgaggacatgcaggtccttggactcctccaccggcagaacacaactacacgacggctggaggaggagcgcctcatcttccgcctgggaaccctccaaccacaaggtatgaattcagatttctccagcttcctcatttcccctccccccaccttgtctcagtcggttccctcaactcagcaccgccctcctaacctgcaatcctcttcctgacctctccgcccccacccccctccggcctatcaccctcaccttgacctccttccacctatcccacctccatcgcccctccccctagtccctcctccctaccttttatctcagccggcttggctctctctctcttattcctgatgaagggcttatgctcgaaacgtcgaattctctattcctgagatgctgcctaacctgctgtgctttgaccagcaacacatttgcagcatttagcttacttgccttcattgctcagacctttgagtatgggagttgagaCTTCATGCtaaggttatacaggacattggtggagcctcttctggagtactgtgcccagttttggtctcccttttTATAGGATGGATATGATTAAgatggagaggattcagaaacaatttacctgattattgctgggaatagagggtttgcgttataaggagatgctggatagTCTGAAACCTTTTTTCAcgagagtgtaggaggttgagggctgattttacagagatttataaaatcatgaggggtaggaATAGGGTGAATGGCAGGTATATTTTCCCTCGGGTGaaagatttcaagactggggaacatttttaaggggagaggagaacGATTTTAAAATGACAAGGGGCAAtgtattttacacagagtgattcatgtgtggattgaacttccggaggaagtgttggatgtgggAACCGTTACTACGTTTAAAAGAAGTATGGATAACTACgcgaataagaaatatttggagagctatggaccaagcgcaggaaggtgggactagtttggcaACATGGTCGGATTGGACTGATTGGATCAAcagtctctttccgtgctgtatcactcgAAGACTATAATCCTATTGTATTGTCGAATGTAGGATATGTGGCTATATCTTCTTTTGAAGGATATAGAATGTGCAGATATGGCCCCTACTGAATGATATGTGGATATATCCTTCATTGAACGTCTGGGATATGCGAGTAGGTCCTGCATCCGTTTTATCAGATGTGATACAATTGGTAACGCTATCATTTTTGCGTCAGAAGTTGTGGGTTCCATTCCCAATTCAGAGATTTGAATACAGATAACCAGACTGATGCTGTATATCTACAACTAAATGGAAGTGGGCATATTGACAGTCAATGCTTATAATTCTAATTCTTGCTGCACCCTTAGTCAGTTCTTATATTAATGGAATCAGAGCTTAGAAAGGGCCTTCCAGAAACCGACAAGGGATGAAGAaaaattcctcatctctcctcTAGATATTGTGATAACAATGGTAAGTCTACAGCCCTTGGCATTGCCCCTTTATGAGAGAGCTTTAAGGGAAACGCTGGGTTGCTCCGAGGTCTTAATGCCACCGGGGGAGGGAAAACGTCTCCACCCAGTAGGATTCTGACTGTTCCCATGGTTCAATCCCGAATTTTATTGTAACTTCAGTATTGGAAATACTTGCTTTCACAAAGTGacaggaataaaaaaaactgtagatATATGAGAGTTCTCTTAAAACGCCTATTTTTTGTTTGTTTCGGTTTATTTTCAGAAATCTCTTTCATACAATCATTAAATTTATATTATCTTTGAATTttcatatttaaaatatattccCTTATATTACAGAAAGATAGACATGCTAACATTACAAAGTGCCCCGTTGTGAGTCGTCGTTTAGTTGGCTCGGCGTAAAGGAAAGTTTCTGTTTTGCATAGAAATTGTTCAATTCACAAAACTGGCAATGCTTTGGATATAACAGAATGCAAAGTTTTCTTTACAATGTAATCCTGTACAAGGTAATTAAGTCTCTTTGTTTTTAGTTCGTGTATTCACGTCCACTACCAGGGTCTCCAGATAGAGTTCTCCTGGTCAGCTGGAATGATTTGTTGGTTGGGACGGAGACTGTGACTGGGCGGTGAAGGACGATGAAGCGCTGAGCTCCCAGTTGGGTTCGACTGGATTAAAGTCCGTGGTCTCTCTCGTGAAGCGTCTGTCCCCGTGGGGCTCCTGGTGTTGTGAGAATAAGGATAGTAGGAGACTAGAGGCATACATCTCTCCAGGTAGTCCGTCAGGCGATCGCAAGCTTCCGTTCCCATGAGTTTTGAACTGGGGAGAAGGTTGGCCAGTTGTAGGAGGCAGGCGCGGTAACCTTCCCTGTAGCTGTCCAGGCGATCTACAAGAAGACAAGAGAGAAAGAACATTTGGTTATTCTTCATTCTGCCTCTTCATTAAGTCAGTAATTAAACTTACAGCAGCCTATACACTCACGAGCTGGTCCAGTTTCCGTTTTCACACATGCATTTAGAAATAGAAGACAGAAAATGATATTTAGGCAACCAGTAAACAAGTTAACGGATTTTTTTTTTTCATTGTGTTGAGGAACTTGGTGTGCAGCTCGGTCGCTACATTAGACGGAGACAATACTTAAATAATGTACTGTTACAAAGCACTTGGAGTGAGCTACATTAAATAACCATTATCAGCGCTATTCATCATTGTCTCCTTTCAATTAACTATCATTTTAAGAACTaaatgttacacagtgacagaatCACGAGAAACAATGCTGAAAGTTGTAACATTTCACCGGGAGACATTTCATCAACTGGTCTCAGTAATTGTACAAACACATTCGAAGATCCCTTGTGGCTCAGaggtagtgtccctaactctggGCTAGAAGGTttggattcaagttccacctaccccagaggtgtgtcacaacAAGTTGATCTAATATTATCTAAAAACAGAATCGATTTCGAAGTTAGAGTGCTCCCCTGCTTTGTGGAACATACTGAAGGGACCTAAATCCTGATGATTCACATCGAAGCCCTTTTTTTTGGTGCTAATTGGATCGTGTGTGTGTATAATGGAAATATTTTCATCTGAAAAACCGAATCATGCACTCACCGTACAGCGGTGTCTTCGGTAGGTCCTGGAGAAATCTGACAGTCATTTCTAGAATATCAGCCTTTTCCAATTTGGAATATCGGGGACTCTggaagagggagagcgagagagagagataaaacaaCCTTTTAGTAATTGGCCCTTCACTTGTAAACTGGATTACAATGGAATTGGTTACGATGCTGGTTAATTGTGAACTGCATCTTACACTTACATCTTTTCCAATGAGGGGCAGAATCAGAGTCTTTAACTGGTTCAGACTGTCATTGATCCGTGCGCGTCTGCGCTTCTCCATGAGAGGTTTCAAAGTCTGCAAGAAAAATCAAATCAGATTTCAGACGCGATAAAGTCAGGATAGAACCGCAAGACGGAAGGTTCGCAGGTCAAAGCTCGCTCGTTCTGGATAAGCCGGATTCAGGACCTAGCAGCTGAGTTACCTTTCTTAATTCACTGGCTTCCTTCCTTTTGCTTTTGCTCAATTGCGCTGAGATTTGTCCGTGCTCAGTAGTGTTCGATTCATACAGATGAGGAGGCATTcttaatgtgagtgtgtgtgcgtgagagagagagaattttttttctttcaaatgacGCTGGGCTCGAGCGGTAAAGACTTCGTCCAGGAGTTGTGCAGTTGTATGGGAATGGTTGTGTAGCTCGGGGACTGAGTCTACTTATAGAGCGTGGGTGTGTCCGCGTCCCGCCCACAGCTCTTTGTCACTGATGGGAGACGCCTCCTGGCTCCTCAGCAACCCactcaaaaaaaaacttaccatCTGCCTGCGACTCCCCAACTTAAAAGTGGAGTCAATTCGCAAACACAATTCCAGCCAGAAACACAATTTTTTAGTCAGTGAAACCAGAACCGAAGCTTATATCATCGAAGCTAGTAACTTCatatgggtgtgtgagagtgaaacCATCCCATGAG is a genomic window of Hemiscyllium ocellatum isolate sHemOce1 chromosome 37, sHemOce1.pat.X.cur, whole genome shotgun sequence containing:
- the hes2.1 gene encoding transcription factor HES-2.1, yielding MPPHLYESNTTEHGQISAQLSKSKRKEASELRKTLKPLMEKRRRARINDSLNQLKTLILPLIGKDSPRYSKLEKADILEMTVRFLQDLPKTPLYDRLDSYREGYRACLLQLANLLPSSKLMGTEACDRLTDYLERCMPLVSYYPYSHNTRSPTGTDASRERPRTLIQSNPTGSSALHRPSPPSHSLRPNQQIIPADQENSIWRPW